One region of Eupeodes corollae chromosome 1, idEupCoro1.1, whole genome shotgun sequence genomic DNA includes:
- the LOC129943022 gene encoding structural maintenance of chromosomes protein 5, with product MEVDEVDDGSINLAGKIKSIYVKNFVTYDECVMHPTEYLNIIIGPNGTGKSTLVAAIVLGMGGSAKLLARSSAIQEYIKNGKSEAAISIKIYINNQRETKEFVREFDSDGKSQFKINDVTVNHKGYMRSIAEFNIQVDNLCQFLPQDRVQDFAKMNAKELLNNTIASVCEQSVIDQFDELKDLQKKKQNTKSILIDDVNRLNDLKHRNEGLKQIIERMATRKKFGETIKICNAKKLWIEAKELKEKASEIRTHLEDADKVVSEKQAAYDKLMEEQNKIVKKTADLANEQQKCGAKCAEVLAKIDITITNIDDLSSKIRTAQHEIEIKKKEKIERDKEIDVESENVKKNKEELVQAASVSGTNQERAAKQEAITESLSSLKVQIQAQMAKRSEINKVIDEEYVAEVHMLKQRIQSMESFKEQRLKLLETRFKDQYKAVMWLRANLDKFEGRVYEPMILELNVQDPNNAKYFENTIALRDLLAFTCESKTDMSKLVDILTIQQSLPISILYSPPAAQCEYRPSQPISAYSGYGFYAYLIDLLEGPPSILNYLCKNYNIEKILVGTENVNDSVESLPTSLRHFYGGNVQYHVSISKYSGNSLRSQTRIQSRNLLSSVNKTELSALKKRYQERVRATDALRNERSQIEAKTDELEHRRMEVMKEQRQLEMVNSRLRDLKERLSRNIRKLKALTDAGFDLPRFLEFQKEKTKLYVKEIIEYQEKKVKCLMEYQKALQEKEFAAARSNIFRLENEQLNRSITDSTEQLVKAKKLVENIKASMETAGKKYRLRLVEAKNLTNGLKPTDPNFPYTMQFSELPDDLESLKDVINDTSARLECLGENDKNVTEEYERRIEQIEALSLAIEEAKSGDANLQEQMEAIYSEWITEINRIVEVLNKNFSNFMKNMDYVGEVLLAMKDQWDFESYGIQILVQYRSGVKLQVLDRYVQSGGERAVAIANYTLSLQQLTHVPFRCVDEINQGMDPRNERRIFDMLVDETTKAGSSQYFFVTPKLLPNLSCNERMTVHVVFNGKFVKPKNAFDFN from the exons atggaaGTTGATGAGGTCGATGATGGCTCTATAAATTTAGCTGGAAAAATTAAGTCCATTTATGTTAAGAACTTTGT GACTTATGATGAGTGTGTTATGCATCCCACGGAGTATCTTAACATAATAATTGGTCCAAATGGCACTGGAAAGTCAACACTTGTTGCTGCCATCGTTCTCGGGATGGGTGGAAGTGCGAAGCTTTTGGCTCGTTCTTCGGCAATCCAGGAATACATCAAGAATGGCAAATCGGAAGCTGCTATTAGCATTAAGATCTACATAAATAACCAACGAGAAACTAAAGAATTCGTGAGGGAATTCGATTCGGATGGCAAATCACAATTTAAG ATAAACGATGTTACCGTCAACCACAAAGGCTATATGCGAAGCATTGCAGAATTTAATATTCAAGTCGATAATTTGTGCCAGTTCCTGCCACAGGATCGTGTTCAG GATTTTGCTAAGATGAATGCCAAAGAGCTCTTAAATAACACAATAGCCTCCGTTTGTGAACAAAGTGTTATTGACCAATTCGATGAACTcaaagatttacaaaaaaagaaacaaaataccaaaagtattttaattgaTGATGTTAATCGATTGAATGATTTAAAACATCGTAATGAAGG tttaaaacaaattattgaaagaaTGGCAACAAGAAAGAAATTCGGAGAAaccattaaaatttgtaatgcaAAGAAATTATGGATCGAAGCCAAAGAACTGAAAGAGAAAGCTTCTGAAATTCGTACACATTTAGAAGATGCTGACAAAGTTGTCAGCGAAAAACAAGCAGCTTATGATAAACTTATGgaggaacaaaataaaatagttaagaaAACAGCTGATCTTGcaaatgaacaacaaaaatgt GGTGCCAAATGTGCGGAAGTTCttgcaaaaattgatattaCCATCACAAACATTGATGATCTGTCATCTAAAATAAGAACAGCACAGCATGAAATTGAG atcaaaaaaaaagaaaaaattgaacgtGATAAAGAAATCGATGTGGAGTCGGAAAATGtgaaaaagaataaagaagAATTAGTGCAAGCAGCATCAGTCAGTGGAACTAATCAGGAACGTGCTGCTAAACAAGAAGCAATAACGGAGTCTTTGAGTAGTCTAAAAGTCCAAATACAAGCTCAAATGGCAAAACGTTCTGAAATTAATAAAGTTATTGATGAAGAATATGTTGCTGAAGTGCACATGTTAAAACAACGTATTCAATCAATGGAGAGCTTTAAGGAACAACGTTTAAAG CTGTTAGAGACAAGATTTAAAGATCAATACAAAGCCGTCATGTGGCTTAGAGCGAATCTAGACAAGTTTGAAGGTCGCGTATATGAACCAATGATATTagaa TTAAACGTCCAAGATCCAAATAACgcgaaatattttgaaaatacaattgCCTTAAGAGATCTTCTGGCTTTTACTTGCGAGAGCAAAACTGACATGTCCAAATTAGTTGATATTCTAACAATTCAACAAAGTTTACCTATAAGTATTTTATATTCTCCGCCAGCCGCACAATGTGAATATCGTCCAAGTCAACCCATAAGTGCTTATAG CGGTTATGGATTTTATGCATATCTAATTGATCTGCTCGAAGGTCCGCCGTCAATTTTGAATTACCTCTGTAAGAATTATAATATCGAAAAGATTCTTGTTGGTACGGAAAACGTTAATGATTCCGTTGAATCATTACCCACAAGCCTTCGACATTTCTATGGAG GAAACGTACAATATCATGTTTCAATATCAAAGTATTCAGGCAACTCATTAAGATCACAAACTAGAATTCAGAGCCGTAACTTGTTATCTAGTGTTAATAAGACTGAATTAAGTGCCTTAAAAAAGAG ATATCAGGAAAGAGTTCGAGCAACAGACGCTTTACGCAACGAACGTTCTCAAATCGAAGCCAAAACCGACGAATTGGAACATCGACGAATGGAAGTTATGAAAGAACAGCGACAACTCGAAATGGTCAATAGCAGACTGAGAGACTTAAAAGAAAGACTCTCAAGAAATATAAGAAAGCTAAAAGCTCTCACAGACGCTGGTTTCG ACCTTCCTCGTTTTctagaatttcaaaaagagaaaacaaaattgtacgtTAAGGAAATCATTGAGTATCaggaaaagaaagtaaaatgcTTGATGGAATATCAAAAAGCCTTACAAGAAAAAGAATTTGCTGCAGCTCGTTCGAATATTTTTCGACTTGAAAATGAACAGCTTAATCGATCAATAACTGATTCTACAGAGCAATTAGTTAAAGCAAAG aaacttgttgaaaatattaaagCGTCAATGGAAACAGCTGGTAAAAAGTATCGTTTAAGATTAGTCGAAGCTAAGAACCTAACGAACGGTCTAAAGCCTACAGATCCAAATTTCCCATACACAATGCAATTTTCAGAGCTTCCTGACGATTTGGAAAGTCTGAAAGACGTCATAAATGATACATCAGCACGTTTAGAATGTTTGGgggaaaatgataaaaat gtaactgAAGAATATGAACGTCGAATTGAACAAATCGAGGCTCTATCACTTGCCATTGAAGAGGCCAAAAGTGGTGATGCGAATCTTCAGGAACAAATGGAAGCAATTTATAGTGAATGGATAACAGAAATCAATCGAATTGTTGAGGTTTTAAATAAGAACTTCAGCAATTTCATGAAAAATATGGATTATGTTGGGGAGGTGCTGTTAGCAATGAAAGATCAG tGGGATTTCGAATCGTATGGTATTCAGATATTAGTACAATATCGTAGTGGTGTTAAATTGCAGGTACTTGATAGATACGTTCAATCGGGTGGAGAGAGAGCTGTGGCTATTGCTAATTATACTTTGTCACTTCAACAATTAACTCATGTTCCTTTTCG ATGCGTTGATGAAATCAATCAAGGAATGGATCCTAGAAATGAGAGGAGGATATTTGATATGTTGGTAGATGAGACAACCAAAGCAGGAAGTTCGCAATATTTCTTTGTCACACCAAAG cTCCTTCCAAATTTAAGCTGCAACGAACGAATGACTGTACACGTAGTATTCAATGGAAAAtttgtaaaaccaaaaaatgcatttgattttaattga